GTTTGGAATCTCGTTGGATATAACTAATTCACgttttataatattaaaaacgacAAATGTTAGTTAATGTTTATTTTAATCAAGACGATTGTCTAAACTACGACAAAAaggatttgaatttttattcaaGGCGACATTGACCAACTAGTCACTAATCTTTCTCGTCTGCAATTCTAGTCTACGTTGGATAACAAAGTATGTTATTTAATACATTACTAACCTTATTATAAACACACTttcaaaatacaaaatattaatcATTATATTTCAGTATCTCACAACGAGTTCCGCATCAAGaaaaattagaataaaaaatgaaattttcatATTGGATCGAATTTTAATGGACATTCATAGTAACTACCCTTCTTCAACGGATTGGTGAGTCGtcgttttctccttgtattTTCATGTGGGATATGATTGGTCATCATTTGGTTAAAGAGTTTAATTAACTCCGAAAGCTAAAATTGCATATATGAAATAAATAACTTAGTGTTATATTTTGGTTCCTTTTTACctgataaaaaaatatatatattggatgTTGTGGAGTCAACATCAATATGTTACATGTAGCAattattaattgtttttttaattataatatttgCAGCCAAAGCGAGAGACAATTTGGTCAATGTGACTTTTGAGTAATAAGcttaaaggaaaaacaaaattagaaaagaaaCAATAACACAAGACAAATCCATGAGAAAAAATTTAGTGTGCTGGAAACACGATTCAATACATAAGTGTCTTAATACAATTGGttagaaaattgaaaaataaaattttcaatcacTTGTATTATTACACAGTGTATCGAGTCATGTTCTatgcacactgaaaaatctctccaaaccCATAAATTAAACCCCATGTGAAATGAGgaaatgtgtttaagtttatACTAAACCCCAtgattagaaaataaaataatacttctTTTAAGAAAGCTACTTTCTTTATTTGTGAAAAGAATAGATGATTTAAtccaagaagaaagagagcaatgaTTGAGGGGTTTAGCAAGAGCTCTTGAGTCGATTGAagctagaaaatttaatgataaatttttaaaattatgattatggccaaaaagaaaaaaaatataaaactaggTGACCACTGGCGATCTCATTAAATTTGAAGATCGATGATGACGAAGTTACTTATATAGATTAACTTGATGAAAATGACCAATAGGACAACACAAGTGCATATTTGAGGACTAAATGGTCCAATACTGATATTTAGATACCAAAATCAAGAACCATTGTAATAATAAATTCTATAAATTTTCCAAGGAAAAAAAAGGTGTAATTTTATAACTAACTGTCAGCTTAGTTACTGGCATGTGTTTTCATATATTAATGAAGTTGCATATTTGAACCTAACCAAATTGTTTAGAGTGACACGCTCACCTGTACATGCCAATTCAAATTCCTTTCCCACATATCGTAGTTTATATTAGATTAAAGTAAAttattccttaaaaaaaattaaggttaATATTGAGACTTACTTGGGTCTTGAAGGGCGGACTAATCCTTTGAATCCGGTAACAACATGTATCATTCCTATAGAACAAAGTTCTCGTCCAAACCTTTCAATCAATTGATACTACTCGAGAAACGACTTTCTTTAACCCAAGCAATTTCTTAAAAACTCGCTTTAGATATGAAATTTTGAATATACAGACATCCTTTTGTTATTTCTAATAATATAGCTCGATAATAATTCACTTCTTTTAAAGCGTGCCCGGGTCGTTCAAGACTTGTGTGAGTGTCTAATATAATTGAAGTGCAACAGTATTTGCCAGCTTGTTTTTATATCCACTGATTTGAAGGCTACCACGGACATCCTGGGGTTCCCTCAACGTTCAACACCACTACTCATTAAATATCAGCACTCGAATATCtacataattaataaaccaataaaACTTGGCCAAAAAACATTAACTAAACCATAATTGAAgtgaaatatattgtataaatgtCCCACCATGGATATTTTCAAGTTTGAACAATCTTTTCTCGTTTATAATAATATAAATCTGTTGCAAATAAGAACGATCCACCAATTTAGAATTGAAATTTATATAAACATAATCTCAACCATCAAGATTAGGAATGGACAACGGTTATGGTGGGTGGGTAACCGcgattatttacccataaccgtttttGCTCATACttgcataaccgtttacccgttgggtaattgcctaaacggttatacccatacctataaccatttataaacggttaactatacccataaccgcatatccatttaaccgtaaccgtttaatacccgtttacccatttatcttttttttattaccatTACCCccttttcacccgtctacatgttttttaacaacttgaaaataaaaaaaaaattgtcataattttttttttgacaattaaacaccgttacaGGTACATTtatcatacatttccatattttaattttttaagtccttatatcattccaataattgaaataatagtttacggacgatatttttaattgttactaatgaaggtaaatataatatttgctaagtattattgggttacaaaaattgtttagaagacatttctatcaaagcatttctgtcaatttcacaGTTACCCACAaagaatttaaatttatttggccaattccttgatgatgagaatcatcattcttgtagcagtgttattgagagaatgaccgatgaattccttgctaatttattgagtgctaagtattattggatcgagaacatgatttgtgttagttttacatatataaaataaatgggtaaacggttactcGTTTATAATagcggttaatacccataaccgcctatttaaatttcatggggtaaacggttatacccataaccgtttatttatctaaacagttacccataaccgtaacaatttaatttaaataggtgggtaactgcggttacccataaccaatgagTATTTGCCCATCTCTAATCaagatattgttttttttttatttttttgataacGATATTGTTTTTATTTGTATAGAGAAAAAGATGTGAATATGTTCGTTGATAGGATCATCTCGAATGCGAGGAAAGGAGGCACGCCTAAGTCTCACATCATCCTTTATAACTCCGAAGATATTTAACAATTTGATAATTATATTTTGCATTGCATTATTAATTTATGGGTTACAATATATTTCAAACGGATTTTGATacgttttgaattttaacgagtATGTTATATTATGTGGTGGTATAATGGTCACAATAAAATCACTCATGAGTTATATCAGTGCTTTTaggttatatatatgtatgtatatattcacATTGATATTAGTTAAATGACGGTTAAATAACACGTTAGtctaattcatatatatatatttatttatttttttaaggggATTAGTTGGTGGCATTTCTTTAGTAGTCTACCATTCCGGAAGCCAAAAGACTTACAGAAGCATTTTAGCCTCTTTCTAACTACCATCTTGTGATTAACCAATGGTAGGAATCAAATTTATGATATGTTGTGTGAAATACGGTCTGAAATTTGTTCTCAACCATTAACCACCTCGTGACGATTAGTTTGATTTAGAATTGAAGtgttagtttattttctcatatcATAATAGGTTTATCTCCAATACCTATCTTTGATCAACAGATTCAAAACACTACATTAATCAAATtcctaaaaaagaaaaacccattGAACAAAAAATTAAGGATTAAGTTGTTTAATTTCTGAGAACTTGTTCATGAGCATGTAGGTCCCATGACAGTTGGCGGCCTTAATCTGCTCCGTTTACCATGTTGCGGTGTCGTTTCATCTCAATAGGCGACAATCTATTGCAAAATCGAAACGCTAGAAACGACAAGCGTATTCCATGAGTGTAAAGCTGTCGAGTGGTACGAAAAATAGCATGGACACGTGCACACCGTCAAAAGTTTGGACCCCACCGGTCACCGTGCCACGTTCTTATCCAAGTTGCGTAGTCCCAGTCGTTTtcacttttcaatccaattgcAGTGGCAAAATGGGAAATTCAATCTTTAACTTGTTAATGGGCTACAACACTGGACTTGAattaaacaaaacattaaagGCCTGGCCCAATTAGGCAATTTCTTCACTCCGAGTTTTGTTTTGTTCGCTTATTCGAACGATATTCCAAGAGTAGTGCTATTcaccttctttcttcttcttttttttttatttttttttatttatcgtcggattgaatgaattgaagattaTTAAGGTAAAAAAttaaagggaaattttatttgaatccatacaacctctttctacacccaacttaaattttaaataaaattttttttttttttttaccctatttcattattaccataaagtaaaaaatgaatttaacaataaaacaaaattgtatCAACGAACCCAAAACCTAATAATCAAACTCTTACTATGatacaaccaaaaaacaagcaaGATCCATGGTGAAAATCGCAGCAAATGAAAGGAAAGCAGAATAAAATATTTACCTTGCTGGGTACACAGAATCATAGGATAATAGCTGGTAATGACACTTATGCATAAATCCTTTCTCTTATCCCACGAGTAGGGACTGTCTTCCGTCTGATCTTCGTGAAAATTGAAGGCCATCGCTGTCAAAGAAACACTCATTTTTTGGTTCTTCAGGTGCAAATCTCAACCTACTCTTTTATTTGTTACATGATCAATATTTGTTGCTGCATCATGCTCCACGAAAAAGAAAGGAGCATATGAGATTTCCTTTGTTTACTCCATTCTTGTAAGCTCAGGGGAGCAGATTCTAAGAGATGACGAAGCTCCAATATTAAATAAAGAGGAGAAAgcgagaagagagagggagagagggagactTCGCCATCACCGCAATCAGAAAACTCAGAAAGAACCCAAATTCACTAAGTTAATATCACgagtgtaaagataaatttacatattgaattaagtttgtgagggtagtttaggtaataaatttagatttaaaaagaaattgatagtttaattaaaaataatatgggtgtaGTGAGTAAAGGTGTAGAGATACAcatggttcaaataaaatttgccAAAATTAAAAAGAGTGTGGAAGGTAAAAATTGTGTGTGAATAGCATTATCCTGTTTTAATCTATATTAACCTACGGAGAGATTGGAACTTGAGTACAAAATTGGTACTTTGCCCTAATCAATTTAGCTACGGCTGATCAGCATTTTCGTAttatgaacttttttttttccgtttttCAGATTTCGGAAGaaactttaatttttgtttttgtatttacaAATCAATTGTACGTAGCATTTCTCTGCAATCAAAATGATACATATGTCGATTTAATTATGTGCAGTTGAATGAACAAGAACTCGACCAATCATAATATGACACGTGGCTACAACGTAAAATCTGTCATAGGGATCCAAGTGAATTGAAATGTCCCCAGGCTTCCTGCATTTGCCCAAaccaagtaaaaaaataaataaaagttacCAATTGACTACAAAAATTCACCACAAGAGCATTAGTTACTGACCTGCAAGATGTCAAAAACTTTTGCTGCAAGGTATTTGTGATGTGAAGCAGCACCTTTCTGCTGCAGCTTATCTGGGTGCAAACATAGCAGCGCCCTTTGGTACGCTCTTTTAACGGAGTTGCCTTCGATTATATCCACAAGAGGTACCGTCTTCCAACCGCTCTCTGGCCAAAGAACCTGTCGTGATTCAGTTTAAACCCGAATCAGTTGCTAAACGAGTAGTTAGGCATCAGTCCTAGTGACAATGAAACGGTGAAGTTTATGCCTTGAAGCATACTACTATGCAATATCCGCGGCGACTTTTGAAGATGGAGCCTATTGAAAGGATAAACAAAACGAATCAGTGCTTACAGTTTGCATAGTGGTCAGCAGCGAGCGAATGTTTCCTTCCTTCCCTCTTGACCACTGTCGTATCTTAGCATCAATCGCCTGCAGTTTATGGGATAGGACATTACTGCTCGCCGGAAACTGTAACAACATGCTGTGTTTGTTTGTTATGTATTTACCTGGAATTCTTCACGATTGTTGCCGGGTTGTGGCGGCAGTTCTTTTTTCTCATCTTCAGTTATTTCTTTCATCTGTCAACATTGTTCGCGTCAAAACTTTAGTTACTTGTATATTTTAAGGCATAGTATGTAGAAACATAATCGGCATGGAACCCTGAATTCCGTTTACTTCAGTCATAAATACTGCACCAAATGATTAAGTAGAGAATGGACGAAAGAAAACTTATTCATAGAAAACGAGTGGAATTTATAAGAAAACAGGAAAAGATGAAAACAAGTTCTTATATGGAAGAATTACACACCTGGAAAGTTTCCGTAAAGGACTCATCTGCATCTTCAATTATAGGCTTGGATCCGTCGGGAACTGATCCTGTCAAAACTCAAAAGGTATAAGTTGTATGTCTTTCATTAGACCATCGCTAAATATTCACGTGAGAGATTGTACAAGTACATCATGTCGGAATTCATGAAAACCAGAGTATGATATGGAATTCGATTCACATCAAATATCACTGAACTACTCCACGTATCAAATATCACCAAATATCATCAATTTCGAGTACTTTTGTACACCAGTTCTTCATCTACTTGAAGCTTTAGCTAAGGTACATTCCTTAAACAAGATTAGGAGAACTAACCGGTACTTGATGCAGGGGTGTCCTGCACGGGAGCATTATAAAGCATAAAGCTAGCGGTCTTTGCTTTACTATATTCTTTCTCTAACTGTTTGAGATCTTCCTTCATCTGGAAAGAGTAGAAAATAGAACATTATACTCAGAAAAATGttgaagaaaatatattatTCGTTTTTGGCTACGTGAACTCAAACCAGTCTAAATTGATTACCTTGACGGAAGCATCAGAAAATGTGTTTTTCACATCGGACTTTTGTAAGTAGTCGTTCATCCTTGTTGCAGTAATACTCGCTTCATTCTCTGCTTTGGGAGCGCCTTTATCCATTGTTCTAGAGCTGTGACTTCCAAGATTCCTACCATCATATGTGGGCTTACACAAAACTTCTTGGTTGAACATTTTAACAAAGTCCTTCACCTTACCCTTAACTTTGCTTCTCCCGAGATTATCTCCTGAGTTCTTCGGTGAACCTTGGAAACTTGCTTTAATAACTTCAATTTTAGTCGAGGAACTTCTTTTTCTGTCCTGATGTTTTGCAGTTTTATTAGCGTCAACATCTGCATATGATTTAACCACGACTTCCTTTTTACTACTCGTTTTAGTTACCTCATCATTGCCTGCATATGAAAGTTTAGGCGTGGTGTCAGCGGTGGTACGTGATAACAGTTATCTCGCCATGACAGTTAATAATTTAACATACCTTGTTGAAGATCGTCATCAAAAAACAAAGAACGAACAGTATTTAGAACAGGCTCGTGAACTCGTTCCATAAGCGCAGGAATTTCTTTCTGTCGGTCTACAGAAGAAGCTGTTTGAAGTAAAGGATGAGGCTTTATATCTTCACTTTTATGGAATGAGATGGTATTACCGGAAACATCTCCAGTAGTGTCATGAAGGCTGCTGACGGTTCCTGATTTAGTTACGGGAAGAATTGCTTTCTCAACAAATTGTTGTGGATCGACTTTATCAGGAGTGATTTCATCAAGAAGCAAGTCATTTTCTTGTATGTTTCGTTCCAAGGTAGGGGACCTAGCATCGGCTAGTGGATCCTCATTGGAGAGAAAATCAGTATTAGGCAGAGTGGATTTAGGCGATTCCCTCCGCGTACTCTCAGTAGCAGCGCTTTCCTTAGTGCTCGAATCTTCCTCATTTTTGGTTCTTTCCTGCACTCTTGAACCATTCCGTCCCCTAAGAGGTATCACGATTGGCACTCCTTTGCTTGCCCACCTGTAAATTGAGAAATGAAACTGAAACGGACTGCTAGAAGTTGGATTTTCCGAACTCTTTGAATCCTGTTCCGAGTTCAGTCCTGTGTCTGCTTTATCAGATGTAGCCAAGCTTGAGGACCCCTCACCAACAAGAGAAAAATCTCGGGATGAGGAGCTCTGGCGAGTACTGGATCGAATATCATTTCTCAACTCCTCATGAATTGCTTGGTTTGAAAATCTCGAAAGAGAGCTCGTATGAGCAGCAGAACCAAACGCAGGCAGGTCCACCACCCCTTTGCTAAATCCGTCAGGGAGGCTGAGAGATTTTGAAGCAATTAAGGTAATGAACGCATGATTGATTCAATATGTGATGAACAAAATTAATtcagttttaaagaaaaaaaaaaacatctaaaacaaaagataaaccaCATTATTAGCAGCTTTTCAAACATAATGCATTGCTTCTTCCTCAATATTCTATGATACCTGAATTGTGCCGGCAGTGAAGAAGCCGCAGAGGGCTCGGGTTTGTGCAGCAGGGGGTGGCCGGGGCTTATAACCTGGGAACCTGACGCCGAAGCAAAAGGGTCCCTCTGAAGCCTCCTGGGACTTGAACTGACAGAATGATTGCCTTTAAAGATGTCATCAAAGAAGTCATCGCTCTGCGTCCGTCTTCTATTCACAGACCCTTCCCCAAACACCGGCTTCTCAATCAAACCGGACGAATCATCATCGTCGTCGTCATAAGCATCCCTTTTCAATCCGCTGCTCTCGGTAGTTTCACTGAAGCTGTACCTCATTTCGTTAGTGGACGACCGCCTCGGCGGGCCACCAAAAACGTCATGAAAATCCACGTCCGAGTTTTTGGTGGGAGTGTGGGAAGAAGAACCGGAGTTGACGAACGCACTCTGAGGACTGTAGCCCAGAAGAAGGCTCTCCCGCTGCGAAAATCGCTCCATTTCGATCACTAACCAAGCCCCCGCTAACAATTCATCGAAACAAAACTCGCAATGAGAAGACAATTTGAATGAAAATTTGGCGGGCAACTGCTCATGAAATCTTTCTGGTTCAACGAAACAGTTGCAGAGGAAGATTCTCGATTCGGCTAAATCGGAATTGAAAGGGAGAATTTAGGAGAGTGGGGGCATCAGGTTGGGAATGTTTCCGTGGGATTT
Above is a window of Malus sylvestris chromosome 15, drMalSylv7.2, whole genome shotgun sequence DNA encoding:
- the LOC126604190 gene encoding J domain-containing protein required for chloroplast accumulation response 1-like isoform X2: MERFSQRESLLLGYSPQSAFVNSGSSSHTPTKNSDVDFHDVFGGPPRRSSTNEMRYSFSETTESSGLKRDAYDDDDDDSSGLIEKPVFGEGSVNRRRTQSDDFFDDIFKGNHSVSSSPRRLQRDPFASASGSQVISPGHPLLHKPEPSAASSLPAQFSLPDGFSKGVVDLPAFGSAAHTSSLSRFSNQAIHEELRNDIRSSTRQSSSSRDFSLVGEGSSSLATSDKADTGLNSEQDSKSSENPTSSSPFQFHFSIYRWASKGVPIVIPLRGRNGSRVQERTKNEEDSSTKESAATESTRRESPKSTLPNTDFLSNEDPLADARSPTLERNIQENDLLLDEITPDKVDPQQFVEKAILPVTKSGTVSSLHDTTGDVSGNTISFHKSEDIKPHPLLQTASSVDRQKEIPALMERVHEPVLNTVRSLFFDDDLQQGNDEVTKTSSKKEVVVKSYADVDANKTAKHQDRKRSSSTKIEVIKASFQGSPKNSGDNLGRSKVKGKVKDFVKMFNQEVLCKPTYDGRNLGSHSSRTMDKGAPKAENEASITATRMNDYLQKSDVKNTFSDASVKMKEDLKQLEKEYSKAKTASFMLYNAPVQDTPASSTGSVPDGSKPIIEDADESFTETFQMKEITEDEKKELPPQPGNNREEFQAIDAKIRQWSRGKEGNIRSLLTTMQTVLWPESGWKTVPLVDIIEGNSVKRAYQRALLCLHPDKLQQKGAASHHKYLAAKVFDILQEAWGHFNSLGSL
- the LOC126604190 gene encoding J domain-containing protein required for chloroplast accumulation response 1-like isoform X1; the protein is MERFSQRESLLLGYSPQSAFVNSGSSSHTPTKNSDVDFHDVFGGPPRRSSTNEMRYSFSETTESSGLKRDAYDDDDDDSSGLIEKPVFGEGSVNRRRTQSDDFFDDIFKGNHSVSSSPRRLQRDPFASASGSQVISPGHPLLHKPEPSAASSLPAQFSLPDGFSKGVVDLPAFGSAAHTSSLSRFSNQAIHEELRNDIRSSTRQSSSSRDFSLVGEGSSSLATSDKADTGLNSEQDSKSSENPTSSSPFQFHFSIYRWASKGVPIVIPLRGRNGSRVQERTKNEEDSSTKESAATESTRRESPKSTLPNTDFLSNEDPLADARSPTLERNIQENDLLLDEITPDKVDPQQFVEKAILPVTKSGTVSSLHDTTGDVSGNTISFHKSEDIKPHPLLQTASSVDRQKEIPALMERVHEPVLNTVRSLFFDDDLQQGNDEVTKTSSKKEVVVKSYADVDANKTAKHQDRKRSSSTKIEVIKASFQGSPKNSGDNLGRSKVKGKVKDFVKMFNQEVLCKPTYDGRNLGSHSSRTMDKGAPKAENEASITATRMNDYLQKSDVKNTFSDASVKMKEDLKQLEKEYSKAKTASFMLYNAPVQDTPASSTGSVPDGSKPIIEDADESFTETFQMKEITEDEKKELPPQPGNNREEFQAIDAKIRQWSRGKEGNIRSLLTTMQTVLWPESGWKTVPLVDIIEGNSVKRAYQRALLCLHPDKLQQKGAASHHKYLAAKVFDILQFSDCGDGEVSLSPSLFSLSPLYLILELRHLLESAPLSLQEWSKQRKSHMLLSFSWSMMQQQILIM